One window of the Camelina sativa cultivar DH55 chromosome 1, Cs, whole genome shotgun sequence genome contains the following:
- the LOC104789740 gene encoding uncharacterized protein LOC104789740 isoform X2 codes for MAGVKRKLSTESDVHALHKELDEVSCPVCMDHPHNAVLLLCSSHDKGCRSYICDTSYRHSNCLDRFKKLHSESPNDPTPEANLASREYNNESQYEHGTASRSSFHRGSAGDSESLRRRRRVEEEEQSEDISNLKCPLCRGTVLGWKVVEEVRTYLDLKNRSCSRESCSFTGNYQDLRRHARRIHPTTRPSDTDPSRERAWRRLENQREYGDIVSAIRSAMPGAVVVGDYVIENGDRFPGEREAAGNGGSDLWTTLVLFQMIGSLDNGVSSGGGGSRSHRSRAWRNHRRSSDRRYLWGENLLGLQDEHNNNDDEELRLQNDGGDASTHVPRRRRRFGRPRSSGNHPR; via the exons ATGGCTGGTGTAAAGCGAAAATTAAGTACCGAGTCAGATGTTCATGCTCTTCACAAAGAACTGGATGAGGTTTCATGTCCTGTTTGTATGGATCACCCAC ATAATGCTGTTCTACTGCTGTGCAGCTCTCATGACAAAGGTTGCAGGTCCTACATCTGTGATACCAGTTACCGTCATTCCAATTGCCTCGACAGGTTTAAGAAACTGCATTCTGAATCACCAAACGACCCTACTCCCGAGGCGAACTTGGCTTCAAGGGAATACAACAATGAATCCCAATACGAACATGGCACAGCCAGTCGAAGCAGTTTTCACCGAGGCTCTGCTGGGGATTCTGAATCgctgaggagaagaagaagagtggaggaggaagaacagtctgaagaTATCTCAAATTTGAAATGTCCTCTATGCCGGGGTACTGTTTTAGGATGGAAGGTTGTAGAAGAAGTAAGAACGTATCTTGATCTCAAGAACCGAAGTTGCTCCCGAGAATCTTGCTCATTTACTGGCAACTACCAAGATCTGCGTCGCCATGCCAGAAGGATACACCCAACAACTCGTCCTTCAGACACTGATCCatcaagagagagagcttgGAG GCGGCTTGAGAACCAAAGGGAGTATGGAGATATAGTCAGTGCCATACGTTCTGCCATGCCTGGTGCTGTTGTAGTAGGAGATTATGTTATAGAGAACGGAGATAGGTTTCCAGGTGAGAGGGAAGCAGCAGGAAATGGTGGGAGCGACCTGTGGACTACATTAGTGTTGTTTCAGATGATTGGGTCTCTTGACAATGGAGTTtctagtggtggtggtggatcaAGATCTCACAGGTCAAGGGCATGGAGGAATCATCGCCGTTCTTCAGATAGAAGATACCTTTGGGGGGAGAATCTTTTGGGTCTACAAGATGAACATAATAACAACGACGATGAAGAGTTGCGTTTGCAGAACGATGGAGGTGACGCTTCTACTCAtgttccaagaagaagaagaagatttggacGTCCTAGATCAAGTGGAAATCATCCGCGATAA
- the LOC104789740 gene encoding uncharacterized protein LOC104789740 isoform X1, which yields MAGVKRKLSTESDVHALHKELDEVSCPVCMDHPHNAVLLLCSSHDKGCRSYICDTSYRHSNCLDRFKKLHSESPNDPTPEANLASREYNNESQYEHGTASRSSFHRGSAGDSESLRRRRRVEEEEQSEDISNLKCPLCRGTVLGWKVVEEVRTYLDLKNRSCSRESCSFTGNYQDLRRHARRIHPTTRPSDTDPSRERAWRRLENQREYGDIVSAIRSAMPGAVVVGDYVIENGDRFPGEREAAGNGGSDLWTTLVLFQMIGSLDNGVSSGGGGSRSHRSRAWRNHRRSSDRRYLWGENLLGLQDEHNNNDDEELRLQNDGGDASTHVPRRRRRFGRPRSSGNHPR from the exons ATGGCTGGTGTAAAGCGAAAATTAAGTACCGAGTCAGATGTTCATGCTCTTCACAAAGAACTGGATGAGGTTTCATGTCCTGTTTGTATGGATCACCCAC ATAATGCTGTTCTACTGCTGTGCAGCTCTCATGACAAAGGTTGCAGGTCCTACATCTGTGATACCAGTTACCGTCATTCCAATTGCCTCGACAGGTTTAAGAAACTGCATTCTGAATCACCAAACGACCCTACTCCCGAGGCGAACTTGGCTTCAAGGGAATACAACAATGAATCCCAATACGAACATGGCACAGCCAGTCGAAGCAGTTTTCACCGAGGCTCTGCTGGGGATTCTGAATCgctgaggagaagaagaagagtggaggaggaagaacagtctgaag ATATCTCAAATTTGAAATGTCCTCTATGCCGGGGTACTGTTTTAGGATGGAAGGTTGTAGAAGAAGTAAGAACGTATCTTGATCTCAAGAACCGAAGTTGCTCCCGAGAATCTTGCTCATTTACTGGCAACTACCAAGATCTGCGTCGCCATGCCAGAAGGATACACCCAACAACTCGTCCTTCAGACACTGATCCatcaagagagagagcttgGAGGCGGCTTGAGAACCAAAGGGAGTATGGAGATATAGTCAGTGCCATACGTTCTGCCATGCCTGGTGCTGTTGTAGTAGGAGATTATGTTATAGAGAACGGAGATAGGTTTCCAGGTGAGAGGGAAGCAGCAGGAAATGGTGGGAGCGACCTGTGGACTACATTAGTGTTGTTTCAGATGATTGGGTCTCTTGACAATGGAGTTtctagtggtggtggtggatcaAGATCTCACAGGTCAAGGGCATGGAGGAATCATCGCCGTTCTTCAGATAGAAGATACCTTTGGGGGGAGAATCTTTTGGGTCTACAAGATGAACATAATAACAACGACGATGAAGAGTTGCGTTTGCAGAACGATGGAGGTGACGCTTCTACTCAtgttccaagaagaagaagaagatttggacGTCCTAGATCAAGTGGAAATCATCCGCGATAA
- the LOC104789740 gene encoding uncharacterized protein LOC104789740 isoform X3: MAGVKRKLSTESDVHALHKELDEVSCPVCMDHPHNAVLLLCSSHDKGCRSYICDTSYRHSNCLDRFKKLHSESPNDPTPEANLASREYNNESQYEHGTASRSSFHRGSAGDSESLRRRRRVEEEEQSEDISNLKCPLCRGTVLGWKVVEEVRTYLDLKNRSCSRESCSFTGNYQDLRRHARRIHPTTRPSDTDPSRERAWRRLENQREYGDIVSAIRSAMPGAVVVGDYVIENGDRFPGEREAAGNGGSDLWTTLVLFQMIGSLDNGVSSGGGGSRSHRSRAWRNHRRSSDRRYLWGENLLGLQDEHNNNDDEELRLQNDGGDASTHVPRRRRRFGRPRSSGNHPR; encoded by the exons ATGGCTGGTGTAAAGCGAAAATTAAGTACCGAGTCAGATGTTCATGCTCTTCACAAAGAACTGGATGAGGTTTCATGTCCTGTTTGTATGGATCACCCACATAATGCTGTTCTACTGCTGTGCAGCTCTCATGACAAAGGTTGCAGGTCCTACATCTGTGATACCAGTTACCGTCATTCCAATTGCCTCGACAG GTTTAAGAAACTGCATTCTGAATCACCAAACGACCCTACTCCCGAGGCGAACTTGGCTTCAAGGGAATACAACAATGAATCCCAATACGAACATGGCACAGCCAGTCGAAGCAGTTTTCACCGAGGCTCTGCTGGGGATTCTGAATCgctgaggagaagaagaagagtggaggaggaagaacagtctgaag ATATCTCAAATTTGAAATGTCCTCTATGCCGGGGTACTGTTTTAGGATGGAAGGTTGTAGAAGAAGTAAGAACGTATCTTGATCTCAAGAACCGAAGTTGCTCCCGAGAATCTTGCTCATTTACTGGCAACTACCAAGATCTGCGTCGCCATGCCAGAAGGATACACCCAACAACTCGTCCTTCAGACACTGATCCatcaagagagagagcttgGAGGCGGCTTGAGAACCAAAGGGAGTATGGAGATATAGTCAGTGCCATACGTTCTGCCATGCCTGGTGCTGTTGTAGTAGGAGATTATGTTATAGAGAACGGAGATAGGTTTCCAGGTGAGAGGGAAGCAGCAGGAAATGGTGGGAGCGACCTGTGGACTACATTAGTGTTGTTTCAGATGATTGGGTCTCTTGACAATGGAGTTtctagtggtggtggtggatcaAGATCTCACAGGTCAAGGGCATGGAGGAATCATCGCCGTTCTTCAGATAGAAGATACCTTTGGGGGGAGAATCTTTTGGGTCTACAAGATGAACATAATAACAACGACGATGAAGAGTTGCGTTTGCAGAACGATGGAGGTGACGCTTCTACTCAtgttccaagaagaagaagaagatttggacGTCCTAGATCAAGTGGAAATCATCCGCGATAA
- the LOC104789760 gene encoding uncharacterized protein LOC104789760 translates to MEIFQWLFKLGKETGRSESSSISCTDHEPTTTLANYTDQRTRRSSTRGSKHRNSYRGIWLWCRKDVAKACFYSTLNLRRVSSFRRQQLVRSMEKMKAQRGGGEEVTSTRFDPKKAIKVLEPEKKEETNKEKAKSEQSKGKVTLLRMKELIKWAAAAKSDKAVKFFTPKIMMELRNRKKLKMMREVNNEESTKRMSSVSANISLRWESSESCTTHSSSDQISIVSSPAILVSLGPTPLYHCRSRKGNWITTDSEFVVLEL, encoded by the exons ATGGAG ATCTTTCAATGGCTCTTTAAGTTAGGAAAGGAAACAGGGAGATCAGAGTCCAGCTCAATCAGTTGTACTGATCATGAACCAACCACAACTCTAGCAA ATTACACAGATCAGAGAACAAGAAGATCATCTACAAGAGGGTCTAAACATAGAAACAGTTACAGAGGAATCTGGTTATGGTGTAGAAAAGATGTAGCAAAGGCTTGTTTCTATAGCACACTGAATTTAAGAAGAGTTAGTAGCTTTAGGAGGCAACAGCTAGTTCGCTCCATGGAAAAGATGAAAGCacaaagaggaggaggagaagaagtgaCATCAACAAGGTTTGATCCTAAAAAGGCTATCAAAGTCTTGGAAccagagaaaaaagaagaaaccaataAAGAGAAGGCTAAAAGCGAACAGAGCAAAGGTAAAGTCACACTTTTAAGAATGAAGGAGCTCATCAAATGGGCTGCAGCAGCCAAATCCGACAAAGCTGTCAAATTCTTTACCCCTAAg ATAATGATGGAGTTGAGAAACCGAAAAaagttgaagatgatgagagagGTGAATAATGAAGAATCAACAAAAAGGATGAGTAGTGTATCTGCAAATATAAGTTTGAGATGGGAGAGTAGTGAGAGTTGCACAACACACTCTTCCTCTGATCAGATTTCTATAGTTTCTTCACCAGCAATCCTTGTTTCTTTGGGTCCTACGCCACTCTACCACTGCAGATCCAGGAAAGGCAACTGGATCACTACTGATTCTGAAT TTGTGGTGTTAGAGTTATGA
- the LOC104707678 gene encoding F-box/kelch-repeat protein At3g24760 — protein FNTLNTDVTESILSHLPIPSLVRFTLVSKLWRSIITSLPPPPPPHPSPSSSSPWLFLFGIHNTCSFHNQSFAFDPLSNSWLRLPSSSSSSDHLVGSDRFLFTTAPRFSFSPILKPNWRFTSPVRFPRINPLLSVFTARSGSSKLILVGGSSRIGGLVDIEERLAVQIYDPVLDSWELCSPLPADFRSGQDHQTLTSALFRRRFYVFDNYSYFISSFCLDSYTWSDVQTLKPPGLSFAFLNSCNGMLVLGGMCGFSFNLWRIEEGSMEFSEIAVMPEDLLFGLVDNEDEEEEDSNKFRSLKCVGSGNLVYVFNDDCHKKFPACVCEIGGENGKCSWRRVPPLPSPVNKFHKVVSFCSTVSISDVFHPEDAQIGGLIRI, from the coding sequence TTCAACACACTAAACACCGACGTAACAGAATCAATCCTCTCCCATCTCCCAATCCCTTCCTTAGTCCGTTTCACTCTCGTCTCCAAGCTATGGCGTTCAATCATaacctctcttcctcctcctcctcctcctcatccttctccatcttcatcatcaccatggCTCTTCCTCTTCGGTATCCACAATACTTGCTCTTTCCACAACCAATCCTTCGCCTTCGATCCTCTCTCCAACTCTTGGCTCCGTCtcccttcttcctcctcttcctccgatCACCTCGTCGGATCTGATCGCTTCCTCTTCACCACCGCTCCTCGTTTCTCCTTCTCACCGATCCTCAAACCTAATTGGCGATTCACTTCCCCTGTTCGGTTTCCTCGAATCAACCCTCTCTTAAGCGTTTTCACGGCTCGTTCCGGCTCATCCAAGCTGATCCTCGTCGGTGGATCTTCGCGAATCGGCGGATTAGTCGATATCGAGGAACGATTAGCTGTACAAATCTACGATCCGGTTCTTGACTCATGGGAGCTCTGTTCACCACTCCCTGCTGATTTCAGATCTGGTCAGGATCATCAAACTCTAACCTCGGCTCTGTTTAGGAGAAGGTTCTACGTTTTCGATAACTATTCCTACTTTATATCCTCGTTTTGCTTGGATTCTTATACCTGGAGTGATGTTCAAACGCTTAAACCACCTGGACTCTCGTTTGCGTTCTTGAATTCGTGTAACGGTATGCTTGTTCTCGGTGGGATGTGTGGTTTCTCGTTTAATCTGTGGAGAATCGAAGAAGGTTCGATGGAGTTTAGCGAAATCGCGGTTATGCCTGAGgatttgttgtttggattaGTTGATAatgaggatgaggaggaagaggataGTAACAAGTTTAGGAGTTTGAAATGTGTTGGCTCTGGGaatcttgtttatgtgtttaatGATGATTGTCATAAGAAGTTTCCAGCTTGTGTTTGTGAGATTGGTGGTGAGAATGGCAAGTGTAGTTGGAGAAGAGTGCCTCCTTTGCCTTCTCCTGTTAATAAGTTTCATAAAGTTGTTAGTTTCTGCTCTACTGTATCTATTAGCGATGTTTTTCACCCCGAGGATGCTCAGATTGGTGGTTTGATCCGCATTTGA